The proteins below come from a single Pedobacter aquae genomic window:
- a CDS encoding YjjG family noncanonical pyrimidine nucleotidase: MQYQHIFFDLDHTLWDFDKNAEETIYELYHHHQLKVLGLHSPDILIETYTANNHQLWAKYHLGEISKQELRETRFRKTFIDLGIDETKVPISFEDDYVRICPTKTNLFPHTHEVLTYLHEKYHLHLISNGFKESTEYKVENTNLKPYFKNIIISEVVGINKPDKAIFQHALNLACGAVHESIMIGDSIEADIRGAKNIGMDAIYFNPNKLTIPEDVDVHINHLSELKALL, from the coding sequence ATGCAATACCAACATATTTTCTTCGATTTAGATCATACCCTTTGGGATTTTGATAAAAATGCAGAAGAAACCATTTATGAATTATACCATCATCATCAATTAAAAGTATTGGGCTTACATTCCCCCGATATTTTAATTGAAACTTATACGGCTAATAATCATCAGTTATGGGCTAAATACCATTTAGGAGAAATCTCAAAACAAGAACTCAGAGAAACACGTTTTAGAAAAACTTTTATTGATTTAGGCATTGATGAAACTAAAGTACCTATCTCTTTCGAGGATGATTATGTACGTATTTGTCCTACCAAAACCAATTTGTTTCCTCATACGCATGAGGTTTTAACCTATCTGCATGAGAAATATCATTTACATCTAATATCTAACGGTTTTAAAGAATCTACCGAGTATAAAGTAGAAAATACCAATTTGAAGCCTTATTTCAAGAATATCATTATATCAGAAGTAGTAGGAATCAATAAACCGGATAAGGCTATTTTTCAACATGCTTTAAACTTAGCATGTGGCGCTGTCCATGAGAGTATCATGATTGGTGATAGCATAGAAGCCGATATAAGAGGGGCTAAAAATATAGGTATGGATGCTATTTATTTTAATCCAAATAAGCTTACCATACCCGAAGATGTTGATGTGCATATCAATCATTTATCAGAACTAAAAGCTTTGTTATGA
- a CDS encoding DinB family protein — protein MSVRANFKSLHKLLDYYLAYLKAIHEDDFFAKPEANVWSVSEVYSHVIWVNKTAAIATENCLNRTAHIKTNKPDWRVRLILFFGVFPPGKIKAPEAVAAKVERISLEDAANQIINLKRKLPALEADFKNFDTHYKIKHPRLGYLDAKNWLRFMVVHTKHHVKQL, from the coding sequence ATGAGTGTAAGAGCAAATTTTAAATCATTACATAAACTGTTAGATTATTACCTGGCATACCTAAAAGCTATTCATGAAGATGATTTTTTTGCTAAGCCAGAGGCAAATGTTTGGTCGGTTTCAGAAGTTTATTCACATGTCATTTGGGTAAATAAAACAGCAGCTATTGCGACAGAAAATTGCTTAAACAGAACTGCTCATATTAAAACCAATAAACCCGATTGGCGAGTTAGACTCATTTTATTTTTCGGAGTTTTCCCTCCAGGTAAGATTAAAGCCCCAGAAGCTGTTGCTGCTAAGGTAGAGCGTATCAGTTTAGAAGATGCTGCAAATCAAATCATCAATCTTAAAAGAAAACTACCCGCTTTAGAAGCAGATTTTAAAAATTTTGATACCCATTATAAAATTAAACATCCTAGATTAGGTTATTTAGACGCTAAAAATTGGCTGCGTTTTATGGTGGTACATACTAAACATCATGTTAAGCAGTTGTAG
- a CDS encoding SDR family oxidoreductase, with product MQKLQDKVALITGGSKGIGFGIAEALLKQGIKVAITSRSLASAEAAAQKLGHDVLALEADVKDFSSQQEVINKMIAKWGKLDFLIANAGVGHFASIEDLSVSDWNDTIDTNLTGVFYSIKAALPELKKTTGYIFTIASLAGTNFFAGGAAYNASKFGLVGFTQAIMLDLRQYGIKVSTIMPGSVSTHFNEHEPNTEKDAWKIQPEDMGQMVVDLLNMHPRVLPSKVEVRPTKTTNS from the coding sequence ATGCAAAAATTACAAGATAAAGTAGCGCTCATAACAGGCGGAAGCAAAGGTATAGGTTTTGGTATTGCAGAAGCTTTACTTAAACAAGGTATAAAAGTAGCTATTACCAGTAGAAGTTTGGCTAGTGCAGAGGCAGCGGCCCAGAAATTAGGTCATGATGTATTGGCTTTAGAAGCCGATGTTAAAGACTTTTCATCTCAACAAGAAGTCATTAATAAAATGATAGCCAAATGGGGCAAATTAGATTTTCTAATTGCCAATGCAGGTGTTGGGCATTTTGCTAGTATTGAAGATTTATCCGTATCTGATTGGAATGATACTATAGACACCAATTTAACAGGGGTATTTTATAGCATTAAAGCGGCTTTGCCAGAGTTAAAGAAAACCACAGGTTATATTTTTACCATTGCCAGTTTAGCAGGAACAAATTTCTTTGCTGGTGGTGCAGCTTATAATGCTAGCAAGTTTGGTTTAGTAGGTTTTACGCAGGCTATTATGTTAGATTTAAGGCAATACGGCATTAAAGTAAGTACCATTATGCCAGGTTCTGTTTCTACCCATTTTAACGAGCATGAACCCAATACTGAAAAAGATGCATGGAAAATACAACCCGAAGACATGGGCCAAATGGTGGTAGATTTATTAAATATGCACCCAAGAGTATTGCCTAGTAAAGTAGAAGTAAGACCAACCAAAACAACGAATAGCTAG
- a CDS encoding 6-hydroxymethylpterin diphosphokinase MptE-like protein, with translation MQQLENIYKSFNWFFSNLINTIFSFCKVFLISGFNQKIHKTTPHDSCIILGNGPSLSNSLKEYQDYLAKYSLVCVNLFALTPEYEQLKPAYYVMHDPALWKTELPLPQKVFAAVKEKTNWHITLFFPYRARKSAFVRALNSEHIKVVYYNYTIFKGFNAIAFSLFKQQLAMPQSQNVLVASLFLSINLRYKEVYVIGADHTWHENLIVNDENILCLKNVHFYSEGEQVSYKPFYKGLNTQETFKVSEIFENWTKVFRGYEHIKKYAKYCNTNIYNASHVSFIDAFERKKIS, from the coding sequence ATGCAACAATTAGAAAATATATATAAATCCTTTAATTGGTTTTTCTCCAATCTGATAAATACAATTTTTTCTTTTTGTAAGGTTTTTCTTATTTCTGGTTTCAACCAAAAAATACACAAAACAACTCCTCATGATAGCTGTATTATTTTAGGTAACGGTCCATCACTTTCAAATTCATTAAAAGAATATCAAGACTATTTAGCTAAGTATTCATTGGTTTGTGTAAACCTTTTTGCCCTAACACCAGAATATGAACAGCTAAAGCCAGCATACTATGTCATGCATGACCCTGCGTTATGGAAAACAGAATTACCTTTGCCACAAAAAGTTTTTGCTGCTGTAAAAGAAAAAACAAATTGGCACATAACCCTGTTTTTTCCCTATAGAGCGAGAAAATCGGCTTTTGTACGAGCTCTAAATTCAGAACATATAAAAGTAGTTTACTACAACTATACTATTTTTAAAGGTTTTAATGCTATTGCCTTTAGCTTATTTAAACAACAATTGGCTATGCCACAAAGCCAAAATGTTTTAGTAGCCTCCTTATTTCTATCTATCAACTTAAGATATAAAGAGGTTTATGTTATTGGAGCAGACCATACCTGGCATGAAAACTTAATTGTTAATGATGAAAATATACTTTGCTTAAAAAATGTTCATTTTTATAGCGAGGGTGAACAAGTTTCTTATAAACCATTTTACAAAGGTTTGAACACGCAAGAAACCTTTAAAGTATCAGAGATTTTTGAAAATTGGACAAAAGTTTTTAGAGGTTACGAACATATCAAAAAATACGCAAAATACTGCAATACAAATATTTACAATGCTAGCCATGTTTCTTTTATAGACGCATTTGAAAGAAAAAAAATATCATAA
- a CDS encoding polysaccharide deacetylase family protein, giving the protein MQLLIYTPKLNSRKQYIFDFLFSQVLGINHQVLDDASTFSNYQGPKISYAPEALADEIHFKSYGLLDELGLKHQDLVSIDYHDVQVFFPVQSSVMPFDVFAASFYLLSRYEEYTNKGRDQHRRFPAKYSISKANSFLHKPVIDIWAYDILNIIHNYYPDLAFQKRQFKFIPTLDIDRPYYFKTEKFTRRILKQFKSLLKGKFTDPFDVYKQVAQWDKYYQTQTQYFILMGNKHQFDVAPDNHNPKFRKLLSKLALGYELGIHPSYESHIHQEEVLKEKQALEDIIQHPIKKSRQHYLKFNLPETFENLLEAGITEDYSMAYADDIGFRAGTCTPFYWYNLKTERSTSLKVFPTVVMDQTLRSYLGLKPQEATEVLNKLIQEVKNVNGTFISLWHNESLSNFGVWKAWKPVYMKLLENASNTNK; this is encoded by the coding sequence ATGCAACTGCTCATCTATACACCCAAGCTAAATAGCAGGAAACAATATATTTTTGATTTCTTGTTTAGCCAGGTGTTGGGTATTAACCACCAAGTTCTGGATGATGCATCTACGTTTTCTAATTATCAAGGGCCTAAAATAAGTTATGCTCCCGAGGCTTTAGCTGATGAAATCCATTTTAAGTCTTATGGTCTTTTAGATGAGTTAGGACTTAAACATCAAGATTTAGTGAGTATAGATTATCATGATGTGCAAGTATTTTTCCCTGTACAATCATCGGTTATGCCATTTGATGTTTTTGCTGCTTCTTTTTATTTATTAAGCCGATACGAGGAATATACCAATAAAGGGCGAGACCAGCACAGACGTTTTCCAGCAAAATATAGCATCTCGAAAGCAAATTCATTTTTACATAAACCAGTAATAGATATTTGGGCTTATGATATTTTAAACATTATACACAATTATTACCCTGATTTAGCTTTTCAAAAACGCCAATTCAAGTTTATCCCCACCTTAGATATAGATAGACCTTATTATTTTAAAACAGAGAAATTTACTAGGAGGATTTTAAAACAGTTTAAATCCTTGTTAAAAGGAAAATTCACAGATCCTTTTGATGTTTATAAGCAAGTTGCTCAGTGGGATAAATATTATCAAACCCAAACCCAATATTTTATTTTAATGGGGAATAAACATCAGTTTGATGTAGCGCCTGATAACCACAACCCAAAGTTTAGAAAACTTTTAAGCAAGTTAGCGCTGGGGTATGAGCTAGGTATTCATCCATCTTATGAAAGTCATATCCACCAAGAAGAAGTTTTAAAAGAAAAACAAGCTTTAGAAGATATTATTCAACATCCTATCAAAAAAAGCAGGCAACATTACTTGAAATTTAATTTGCCAGAAACCTTTGAGAATCTTTTAGAAGCCGGTATAACAGAAGATTATTCTATGGCTTACGCCGATGATATAGGTTTTAGAGCAGGAACTTGTACCCCTTTTTATTGGTATAATTTAAAAACAGAGCGTAGCACCAGTTTAAAAGTTTTTCCCACTGTAGTGATGGATCAAACTTTAAGAAGCTACCTCGGTTTAAAACCTCAGGAGGCTACAGAAGTTTTAAATAAGCTCATTCAGGAAGTGAAAAATGTAAACGGTACTTTCATTAGCCTTTGGCATAACGAGTCTTTAAGCAACTTTGGCGTTTGGAAAGCTTGGAAACCGGTTTATATGAAGTTATTAGAAAATGCCAGCAACACAAATAAATGA
- the uvrB gene encoding excinuclease ABC subunit UvrB codes for MNFKIESYYKPTGDQPTAIKQLVEGVKSGENYQTLLGVTGSGKTFTVANVIEQTQKPTLILSHNKTLAAQLYGEFKQFFPDNAVNYFVSYYDYYQPEAFLPTTNTYIEKDLQINEEIEKLRLRTTSALMSGRRDVIVVSSISCIYGMGNPEDFSNSVFRFGVGTRISRNAFLHRLVEILYSRTTLEFKRGTFRVKGDTVDIYPAYLDLAYRISFFGDDIEEISAIDPASGKTLEKMDQVAVFPANLFVTPRDRFTSVLHQIGEDMESRKKQFEGEGRFLEAKRLEERTNYDMEMMRELGYCSGIENYSRYFDGRTPGMRPFCLLDYFPDDYLMVIDESHVTVPQIRAMYGGDRSRKLSLVEYGFRLPAALDNRPLNFNEFENLAPQTIYVSATPGDYELEKTEGVVIEQVIRPTGLLDPLIEVRPVINQVDDLLDEIDKTIKLGDRILVTTLTKRMAEELAKYMDRLNIKVRYIHSEVKTLERVEILRGLRLGEFDVLIGINLLREGLDLPEVSLVAILDADKEGFLRSERSLIQTIGRAARNDRGRVIMYADKITDSMRITMEETERRREKQIKYNEEHGIVPKTVGKSREAIIEQTSVVDFKGGVQQTYVDNAEVTLAADPIVQYMTKAQLKKSLDNTKKDMLAAAKDMDFLLAAKLRDEMFALEKMMEEKFGK; via the coding sequence ATGAATTTTAAAATAGAATCTTATTACAAACCTACCGGCGACCAGCCAACGGCCATAAAACAACTGGTTGAGGGCGTTAAAAGTGGAGAAAATTATCAGACACTGCTTGGCGTAACTGGTTCTGGTAAAACTTTTACCGTTGCCAATGTAATAGAACAAACACAAAAACCAACTTTAATATTAAGTCATAATAAAACATTAGCCGCACAGCTTTACGGAGAGTTTAAGCAATTCTTCCCTGATAATGCGGTTAACTATTTTGTATCTTATTATGATTATTACCAGCCAGAAGCATTTTTACCAACAACAAACACCTATATAGAGAAAGACTTACAGATAAATGAGGAGATAGAAAAACTACGGTTGAGAACAACATCGGCTTTAATGTCTGGCAGAAGAGATGTTATTGTGGTATCTTCTATTTCTTGTATTTATGGTATGGGTAATCCCGAGGATTTTTCAAACTCGGTTTTTAGATTTGGTGTTGGTACTCGCATCAGCAGAAATGCTTTTCTGCACCGTTTGGTAGAGATTTTATATTCTAGAACGACCTTAGAATTTAAGCGTGGTACTTTTAGAGTAAAAGGCGATACGGTTGATATTTATCCGGCTTATTTAGATTTAGCGTATCGTATTTCTTTTTTTGGAGATGATATTGAAGAAATATCGGCTATAGACCCAGCATCGGGTAAAACCCTAGAAAAAATGGACCAAGTAGCTGTTTTCCCAGCCAATTTATTTGTTACGCCAAGAGATAGATTTACCAGTGTGCTCCACCAAATTGGGGAGGATATGGAAAGTAGAAAAAAGCAATTTGAAGGCGAAGGTAGATTTTTGGAAGCCAAACGTTTAGAAGAGCGCACCAATTACGATATGGAAATGATGCGTGAATTGGGCTACTGCTCTGGTATAGAAAATTACTCGCGTTATTTTGATGGTAGAACACCAGGGATGCGCCCTTTCTGTTTATTAGATTATTTTCCTGATGATTACTTAATGGTGATTGATGAAAGTCATGTTACCGTACCGCAAATAAGAGCCATGTATGGCGGAGACCGTTCTAGAAAATTATCTTTAGTAGAGTATGGTTTTAGATTGCCTGCTGCCCTAGATAACAGACCTTTAAACTTTAATGAGTTTGAGAACCTTGCCCCACAAACCATTTATGTAAGTGCTACACCCGGAGATTACGAGCTAGAGAAAACAGAAGGTGTAGTGATAGAGCAAGTGATAAGGCCAACAGGCCTATTAGACCCCTTAATTGAGGTGAGGCCAGTGATAAACCAGGTGGATGATTTGTTGGATGAAATAGATAAAACCATTAAATTGGGCGACCGTATTTTGGTAACTACCCTAACCAAAAGAATGGCAGAGGAATTGGCCAAATACATGGATAGGTTAAATATTAAAGTACGCTACATACACTCTGAAGTAAAAACTTTAGAACGTGTAGAAATTTTGCGTGGCCTCCGTTTGGGCGAGTTTGATGTTTTAATTGGGATTAACCTTTTAAGAGAAGGTTTAGATTTACCAGAGGTTTCTTTAGTTGCCATTTTAGACGCCGATAAAGAAGGTTTCTTACGGTCTGAACGTTCTTTAATACAAACCATTGGTAGAGCCGCCCGTAATGACAGAGGCCGGGTTATTATGTATGCCGATAAGATTACCGATTCTATGCGGATTACCATGGAAGAAACCGAACGCAGAAGAGAAAAACAAATTAAGTATAACGAGGAGCATGGTATTGTACCTAAAACGGTTGGCAAATCTAGAGAGGCTATTATAGAGCAAACATCAGTAGTAGATTTTAAAGGTGGTGTACAACAAACTTATGTGGATAATGCAGAAGTTACACTAGCTGCCGACCCAATAGTACAATACATGACCAAGGCACAGCTTAAGAAATCTTTAGATAATACTAAAAAAGACATGTTAGCTGCTGCAAAAGATATGGATTTCTTACTAGCTGCTAAGCTAAGAGATGAAATGTTTGCTTTAGAAAAAATGATGGAAGAGAAATTTGGAAAGTAA
- a CDS encoding glycosyltransferase family 2 protein, with amino-acid sequence MQKEKPLLSVITIVYNDAKHIERTMLSVLNQTYKPIQYIIIDGASTDGTVDVIKKYQDNLFYFNSEPDKGIYDAMNKGLAVATGDYVLFMNSGDEIYALDTVEKVFACADGADIYYGETLRINEKLESLGPRKHLIPEQFSWKSFKYGMNVGHQAIYVKRALAQPYDLQYRLSGDIDWILKIAKKAKHIVNTQMYVAKFLEGGASKQRHRESLKERYLILQKYYGFWPNIFNHFIITMKSILKK; translated from the coding sequence ATGCAAAAAGAAAAGCCTCTTTTATCTGTTATTACCATAGTTTATAATGATGCAAAGCATATAGAAAGAACTATGCTTTCTGTTTTAAACCAAACTTATAAGCCCATACAATATATTATTATTGATGGCGCTTCTACAGACGGAACGGTTGATGTGATTAAAAAATATCAAGATAACTTGTTTTATTTTAATTCTGAACCAGATAAAGGTATTTACGATGCTATGAATAAAGGTTTGGCTGTTGCCACTGGAGATTATGTTCTTTTTATGAACTCTGGCGACGAGATATATGCTTTAGATACTGTAGAAAAAGTTTTCGCTTGCGCTGATGGTGCTGATATCTATTACGGAGAAACACTGCGTATTAATGAGAAGTTAGAAAGTTTAGGCCCTCGGAAACATCTTATACCAGAGCAATTCTCTTGGAAAAGTTTTAAGTATGGGATGAATGTAGGCCATCAAGCTATTTATGTGAAAAGAGCATTAGCTCAACCTTATGATTTGCAATATCGCTTAAGCGGAGATATAGATTGGATTCTGAAAATTGCGAAAAAAGCCAAACATATTGTAAACACCCAAATGTATGTGGCTAAGTTTTTAGAAGGCGGGGCCTCTAAACAAAGGCATAGAGAAAGTTTAAAAGAACGTTACCTGATTCTTCAAAAATATTATGGTTTTTGGCCTAATATTTTTAATCACTTCATCATTACGATGAAATCAATACTGAAAAAATAG
- the upp gene encoding uracil phosphoribosyltransferase, giving the protein MFILSQQNTIANHFLAELRNVDVQTDSMRFRRNMERLGEIFAYEISKTLTYEEFEVQTPLGLANINLTKNQPVLATILRAGLPLHQGLLNYFDKADSAFIAAYRKTQKNGSFIIKMEYFSTPDLDGRTLIIADPMLATGQSMVLCCKELMANYKIKDLHIVSAIASQVGVAHVKAHLPKAKLWLGAIDEEMTSKAYIVPGLGDAGDLAFGEKV; this is encoded by the coding sequence ATGTTCATACTCAGCCAGCAAAATACCATAGCTAACCATTTTTTAGCAGAACTTAGAAATGTAGATGTACAAACAGATAGCATGCGTTTCAGAAGAAATATGGAACGTTTAGGGGAGATTTTTGCTTACGAAATCAGCAAAACGCTCACTTATGAAGAGTTTGAAGTACAAACACCTTTAGGCTTGGCCAATATAAATTTAACTAAAAATCAGCCTGTTTTAGCAACCATTTTAAGAGCCGGTTTACCTTTACACCAAGGTTTACTGAACTATTTTGATAAAGCCGATTCTGCTTTTATTGCTGCTTACAGGAAAACGCAAAAGAATGGTAGTTTCATCATAAAAATGGAGTATTTCTCTACTCCGGATTTAGATGGAAGAACTTTAATTATTGCCGACCCTATGTTGGCCACTGGCCAAAGTATGGTACTTTGTTGCAAAGAATTGATGGCAAATTATAAGATTAAAGATTTACATATCGTATCGGCCATTGCCAGCCAGGTTGGTGTAGCACATGTAAAAGCTCATTTACCAAAAGCCAAACTTTGGTTAGGAGCTATAGATGAAGAGATGACCAGCAAAGCTTATATTGTACCCGGTTTGGGTGATGCCGGAGATTTAGCCTTTGGAGAAAAAGTGTAA
- a CDS encoding glycosyltransferase family protein: MNWFKKNGIHLAVIGVFVILCFIYFAPAFQGKVLVQNDVSQAKAMQMEIMKYKEIDGKAPLWTNSMFGGMPSYQIWATYPKNITTYIMTSYRALFPNPVDMVLLYMLGSYLLFNVLLGLYNDKQKSLNAYLAAIGALAFTFSSYNFIIIEAGHGNKALAIGFFAPVLAGILLTLRGRYLLGAALTALFIALEIRVNHIQMTYYLFLALLILVGIEFYHAYKQKLTKDFFKSIGYLTGAVLIAVIINASMLWTTYEYGQLSIRGKSNLTSTNTPANTGLDKEYAYQWSQGVGESITFLIPNAYGGGSASLLDEKSEVVKNLTSKGIDINQSLDFAKQLPGYWGPKPFTSGPWYFGAFVFFLFVLGLFIVKSRLKWWLLSATLLSLFLSFGKNFSLISDLFFDYFPLYNKFRAVESTLVIASLCIPILAILAFAEILKADKDQKAILKALKNTSYILGGIVVVLLAVPTLLFSFKADNHQDFITQLNQVTGDMSFATSIAQSLVEDRISLFKADALRTLIFIAVGAGILWAIISKKINTTLGTLAIGVLIVTDLWAVDKRYLNNENFVAKAVIDQQFKTREVDEFILRDPDPNYRVLDLTIPTFSSANATYFHKTVGGYHAAKLKRFQEVIEKQFTGSMNQDVLDMLNTKYFITPSKDGQNTSMQVNSTACGNAWFVDKVQFVKNNDEEMVAISSFDPKKEAIINDEFKAQLDDKNLGTSFNGKINLTSYHPDHLKYEYSIGKSALAVFSEVWYPKGWKMYIDGEEKPYIRANYLLRAAKLPGGNHTLEWKFEPESYYFGEKISLIGSILLSLILAFAFYKERIQKLKA, translated from the coding sequence ATGAATTGGTTTAAGAAGAATGGTATACACTTGGCTGTCATAGGTGTATTTGTAATTTTATGTTTTATCTATTTCGCACCTGCTTTCCAAGGAAAAGTTCTGGTACAGAATGACGTTTCGCAGGCTAAAGCCATGCAAATGGAAATCATGAAGTATAAAGAAATAGATGGTAAAGCACCATTATGGACAAATAGTATGTTTGGGGGAATGCCATCTTACCAAATTTGGGCTACTTATCCTAAAAATATTACGACCTATATCATGACAAGCTATAGAGCCTTGTTTCCAAACCCGGTGGATATGGTATTATTATACATGTTAGGAAGCTATTTACTTTTTAACGTTTTATTAGGTCTTTATAACGATAAACAAAAAAGCCTAAATGCTTATTTAGCCGCTATTGGTGCATTGGCATTTACTTTTTCTTCTTATAACTTCATTATTATAGAGGCAGGACACGGTAACAAAGCATTAGCCATAGGCTTCTTTGCCCCTGTTTTAGCTGGTATTTTACTAACCCTAAGAGGCAGATACCTATTAGGAGCTGCTTTAACCGCATTATTTATCGCTTTAGAAATTAGGGTTAATCATATCCAAATGACTTATTACCTATTCTTAGCCTTATTAATTTTGGTGGGGATAGAGTTTTACCATGCTTACAAACAAAAGCTTACTAAAGATTTCTTCAAATCTATAGGCTATTTAACAGGCGCTGTACTTATTGCTGTTATTATTAACGCTAGTATGTTGTGGACTACCTATGAGTACGGCCAATTATCTATCAGAGGGAAATCTAATTTAACCAGTACAAATACCCCTGCTAATACAGGTTTAGATAAAGAATATGCTTACCAATGGAGCCAAGGAGTAGGAGAGTCTATCACTTTCTTAATCCCTAATGCTTACGGAGGCGGTTCAGCATCATTATTAGATGAAAAATCTGAGGTGGTAAAAAATCTTACTTCAAAAGGGATAGACATCAATCAATCATTAGACTTTGCTAAACAATTACCCGGATATTGGGGACCAAAGCCATTCACCTCTGGACCGTGGTATTTTGGTGCTTTTGTATTTTTCTTATTCGTTTTAGGATTATTTATTGTTAAAAGTCGTTTAAAATGGTGGTTATTAAGTGCAACGCTCTTGAGCTTGTTCTTATCATTCGGAAAAAATTTCAGTCTTATTTCTGATTTGTTTTTTGATTATTTTCCGCTCTACAATAAATTTAGAGCGGTAGAGTCTACCTTGGTAATAGCCTCTTTATGTATTCCAATTTTAGCTATTTTGGCTTTCGCCGAGATTTTAAAAGCAGACAAAGACCAAAAAGCTATCTTAAAAGCTTTAAAAAACACCAGTTATATCTTAGGCGGAATTGTAGTTGTTTTACTAGCAGTACCAACTTTATTATTCAGCTTTAAAGCAGATAATCATCAAGATTTTATTACCCAACTGAACCAAGTAACCGGCGATATGTCTTTTGCTACTAGCATTGCACAATCTTTAGTAGAAGACAGAATTAGCTTATTTAAAGCCGATGCTTTAAGAACCTTAATTTTTATTGCCGTAGGTGCTGGTATTTTATGGGCTATCATCAGCAAAAAAATCAATACTACTTTAGGCACATTAGCTATTGGAGTTTTAATTGTTACAGACTTATGGGCTGTAGATAAACGTTATTTAAACAACGAAAACTTTGTTGCTAAAGCGGTTATAGATCAACAATTTAAAACCAGAGAGGTAGATGAATTTATATTACGTGACCCAGACCCAAATTACAGAGTTTTAGATTTAACTATCCCAACTTTTTCTAGCGCAAATGCTACATATTTCCATAAAACAGTAGGCGGATACCATGCTGCCAAGCTTAAAAGATTTCAAGAAGTTATTGAAAAACAATTTACAGGAAGTATGAATCAGGATGTTTTAGACATGCTGAACACCAAATACTTTATTACACCAAGTAAAGATGGGCAAAACACTTCTATGCAAGTAAACAGCACTGCATGTGGTAATGCTTGGTTTGTAGATAAAGTACAGTTTGTTAAAAATAACGATGAAGAGATGGTAGCCATCAGTTCTTTTGATCCTAAAAAAGAAGCTATCATCAATGATGAATTTAAAGCTCAACTAGATGATAAAAATTTAGGTACAAGCTTTAATGGAAAAATTAATTTAACAAGCTATCATCCAGACCATCTCAAATATGAATATTCTATTGGCAAAAGTGCACTAGCTGTATTTTCTGAAGTTTGGTATCCTAAGGGTTGGAAAATGTATATAGACGGCGAAGAAAAGCCATATATAAGAGCTAATTATTTGCTTAGAGCAGCCAAATTACCTGGCGGAAATCATACTTTAGAGTGGAAATTTGAACCAGAGTCATATTATTTTGGAGAAAAAATTTCGTTAATTGGTTCAATACTATTATCTTTAATCTTAGCTTTTGCATTTTATAAAGAGAGAATACAAAAGTTGAAAGCTTAA
- a CDS encoding DUF4834 family protein gives MGGLLKFIIITICVLYILRVLARIFLPFLFKKAIHKMQEKMQQQQGGAYQQQTKPEGKITVDYIPPQKKEPKLDNAGDFVDYEEVK, from the coding sequence ATGGGCGGATTATTAAAATTTATCATTATAACCATTTGTGTACTTTATATTTTAAGGGTATTAGCTCGTATTTTCTTGCCTTTTTTATTCAAAAAAGCGATACATAAAATGCAAGAAAAAATGCAGCAACAACAAGGTGGTGCATATCAACAACAAACAAAACCAGAAGGAAAAATCACGGTAGACTATATACCACCTCAGAAAAAAGAACCTAAGCTAGACAATGCTGGCGATTTTGTGGATTATGAGGAGGTAAAGTAA
- a CDS encoding four helix bundle protein: MNYTDLEVWKEARYLVKVIYEMTRLFPDSEKFGLISQIQRAAISIPSNIAEGCGRETQKDSIRFFYIARGSLYELETQLYLVYDLGFINQESLERKLEVLQKSRKLLSGFIKYYASLTPK; this comes from the coding sequence ATGAATTATACCGATTTAGAAGTTTGGAAAGAAGCTAGATATTTGGTGAAAGTTATATATGAAATGACGAGATTATTTCCAGATTCTGAAAAGTTCGGACTTATTTCACAAATTCAAAGAGCGGCGATATCCATTCCGTCTAATATAGCAGAAGGGTGCGGCAGAGAAACTCAAAAGGATTCTATTAGGTTTTTTTATATCGCCCGAGGATCTTTATATGAGCTCGAAACGCAGCTATACTTAGTTTATGATCTTGGCTTTATTAATCAAGAAAGCTTAGAAAGAAAGTTAGAAGTATTACAAAAATCAAGAAAATTGTTAAGTGGATTTATAAAATATTACGCATCACTTACCCCAAAATAA